The Kroppenstedtia pulmonis genome has a segment encoding these proteins:
- the pstC gene encoding phosphate ABC transporter permease subunit PstC produces the protein MVANPDPKSTNSPFHRKRTWQTVLEKIIPKGLLLCAWISILTTLGILLTLLWETAAFFEEVSLLKFLTDTEWTALFSSEQQKFGIMPLVAGTLLVTVIAAVVAIPVGLASGIFLSEYAPNRLRQVLKPVLEVLAGIPTIVYGFFALTFVTPLLRMFLPDLGIFNALSASIVVGVMIIPMIASLSEDAMSSVPRSMRDAAYALGATRLEVVTQVVVPAALSGIVASFVLGLSRAVGETMIVTIAAGATPKLTMDPTDTIQTMTAYIVQAASGDISHGSLAYQSIYAVGITLFLFTFMMNLLAQFVSRRFKEEY, from the coding sequence ATGGTGGCAAATCCAGATCCAAAATCTACGAACTCGCCCTTTCATCGAAAGCGGACCTGGCAGACTGTCCTGGAAAAGATTATTCCCAAAGGATTGCTGTTATGTGCCTGGATCTCTATCCTGACAACCTTGGGGATTCTACTTACCCTTTTATGGGAAACGGCTGCCTTCTTTGAAGAAGTATCCCTGCTGAAATTTTTGACTGATACAGAGTGGACGGCTTTGTTCAGTTCCGAACAGCAGAAGTTCGGAATCATGCCTTTGGTTGCCGGTACTCTGTTGGTTACCGTTATAGCGGCTGTAGTGGCAATTCCCGTGGGACTGGCCAGTGGTATTTTTTTAAGTGAGTATGCTCCCAATCGACTTCGTCAGGTGTTAAAACCTGTATTGGAAGTGCTGGCGGGAATCCCGACTATTGTTTATGGCTTTTTTGCCCTAACTTTTGTAACGCCATTATTACGTATGTTTTTACCCGATCTGGGTATTTTCAATGCTTTAAGTGCCAGTATTGTCGTAGGGGTCATGATTATACCGATGATTGCGTCCCTGAGTGAAGATGCGATGAGTTCTGTTCCCCGGAGTATGAGGGATGCGGCTTACGCTTTAGGGGCCACTCGGTTGGAAGTAGTGACTCAAGTGGTCGTTCCCGCTGCCTTATCAGGTATAGTAGCTTCCTTTGTTCTGGGATTGTCCCGAGCTGTTGGAGAAACGATGATTGTAACCATCGCAGCAGGAGCGACACCAAAGTTGACCATGGATCCCACGGATACGATCCAAACGATGACCGCTTATATTGTCCAAGCTGCTTCCGGAGATATCAGTCATGGAAGCTTGGCATACCAGTCTATCTATGCGGTGGGGATCACTTTGTTTCTGTTTACCTTCATGATGAATCTACTTGCTCAATTCGTATCCCGTCGCTTTAAGGAGGAATATTGA
- the pstA gene encoding phosphate ABC transporter permease PstA, with the protein MSTEESVLHRSPETMGERKVQEEWEAGAFTGKRGRILYRRWLNHAAQGLFFVATLFGVMILCILLYDIFSKGWTWIDMDFFSRYSSRLAENAGIKAALWGSIWVIAVTAPLTFILGVATAIYLEEYAAQNRFTRFVQLNISNLAGVPSIVFGILGLTLFVRGMGLDRSVLAGALTLTLLVLPIVIVASREAIASVPDALRQASYAMGATRWQTVQKVVLPYSLPGIMTGTILALSRAIGETAPLIMIGAVTYLAFTPGNVMDPFTVLPIQIYSWISEARGEFHELAAAGIIVLLVLLLSMNTLAIVLRNRFQRKS; encoded by the coding sequence ATGTCGACAGAGGAGTCAGTGCTCCATCGATCCCCGGAAACCATGGGTGAAAGAAAAGTTCAGGAAGAATGGGAAGCAGGGGCGTTTACCGGAAAGCGGGGCCGGATTCTTTATCGCCGTTGGTTGAATCATGCTGCCCAGGGATTGTTTTTTGTTGCAACATTGTTTGGTGTCATGATTCTTTGTATTCTTTTGTACGATATTTTCAGCAAGGGATGGACTTGGATCGATATGGACTTTTTCAGTCGATACAGTTCACGTTTGGCTGAAAATGCCGGGATTAAAGCGGCACTTTGGGGGTCGATTTGGGTCATTGCCGTAACAGCACCTCTCACTTTCATCCTGGGAGTGGCGACAGCTATCTATTTGGAGGAGTATGCTGCGCAAAACCGCTTTACCCGATTTGTGCAACTGAATATCAGCAATCTGGCCGGAGTCCCTTCCATTGTGTTTGGAATTTTGGGACTGACGTTGTTTGTCCGGGGTATGGGACTGGATCGCAGTGTGTTGGCTGGTGCTTTGACACTCACCCTGCTGGTATTACCCATTGTGATTGTGGCTTCCCGTGAAGCGATTGCCAGTGTACCTGATGCACTGCGGCAAGCTTCTTATGCGATGGGGGCAACACGATGGCAAACCGTGCAAAAAGTGGTCCTTCCCTATTCACTCCCAGGGATTATGACAGGTACCATTTTGGCTTTGTCCAGGGCAATTGGTGAGACGGCTCCTCTGATTATGATCGGAGCGGTGACGTATTTGGCTTTTACTCCGGGTAATGTGATGGACCCGTTTACCGTCCTGCCGATTCAGATCTACAGTTGGATCAGTGAAGCCAGGGGGGAATTCCACGAGCTGGCGGCTGCAGGGATCATTGTTTTGTTGGTTTTACTCCTGTCGATGAATACCCTGGCGATTGTTCTGCGCAATCGGTTTCAGCGGAAAAGTTAA
- the pstB gene encoding phosphate ABC transporter ATP-binding protein PstB — protein sequence MTLTAARTTIEVDGLHLYYGKNQALKDVSMDIEPQSVVALIGPSGCGKSTFLRTLNRMNDGIPGVRIEGNIKILGQDIYDSAVDVEILRKRVGMVFQAPNPFPKSIYDNVAYGPRIHGIRNKKQLDEIVEKSLRGAALWEEVKDRLKDRATGLSGGQQQRICIARALAVEPEILLMDEPTSALDPISTAKVEELIRELKKNYTIVIVTHNMQQAARISDWTAFFLMGERVEYNRTERLFSNPEDKRTEDYISGRFG from the coding sequence ATGACATTGACTGCCGCCCGAACCACGATTGAAGTGGATGGGCTCCATCTGTATTATGGTAAAAATCAAGCCTTGAAGGATGTTTCCATGGATATCGAACCACAATCCGTCGTGGCCTTGATCGGGCCCTCCGGTTGTGGAAAATCCACATTCTTGCGAACGTTGAACCGCATGAATGACGGAATACCGGGAGTGCGGATTGAAGGGAACATCAAGATCCTGGGTCAGGATATCTATGATTCCGCCGTGGATGTGGAGATATTGCGTAAGCGGGTGGGGATGGTGTTTCAAGCCCCCAATCCCTTTCCAAAAAGCATTTATGACAATGTTGCTTATGGCCCCCGCATCCATGGGATTCGGAATAAAAAACAACTGGATGAAATCGTGGAAAAAAGCCTGCGGGGAGCGGCACTGTGGGAGGAAGTAAAGGATCGACTCAAAGATCGGGCAACGGGTTTGTCTGGAGGGCAACAGCAACGGATATGCATCGCCCGTGCCTTGGCAGTGGAACCGGAAATATTGTTAATGGATGAACCCACCTCTGCATTGGACCCAATTTCCACAGCGAAAGTGGAAGAGTTGATTCGAGAATTGAAAAAGAATTATACCATTGTCATTGTAACCCACAACATGCAGCAAGCAGCACGTATCTCAGATTGGACAGCATTCTTTTTAATGGGTGAACGGGTGGAATACAACCGGACAGAACGTCTGTTTTCCAATCCTGAGGATAAGCGGACTGAGGATTATATCAGCGGACGCTTTGGTTGA
- the phoU gene encoding phosphate signaling complex protein PhoU translates to MERSFDQSLKEVKELLLGMGEKLEVSIAHAVQSLRKMDESLAQGVTEKDGRIDELEEQIDEKVSALIATRQPVAKDLRKLIAAMKIASDMERMADLSVNIAEITLQLGKANKKPFKELEDIDRMAKLTQRMVHDGINSYIDGNVDLAKELAKIDDQVDQIYESVVTEMLMWMTDRPEDMDVLLRLCFVARYLERIADHATNIAESIVYIETGKRVDLN, encoded by the coding sequence ATGGAGAGATCATTTGATCAATCACTGAAAGAAGTAAAAGAGCTGCTGTTGGGAATGGGTGAAAAGCTGGAAGTAAGTATTGCTCATGCTGTTCAATCCCTGAGAAAAATGGATGAAAGCTTGGCACAGGGAGTGACGGAAAAGGACGGCCGAATTGATGAGCTGGAGGAACAGATTGATGAGAAAGTTTCTGCTCTGATTGCTACCCGGCAACCTGTGGCAAAGGATTTGCGTAAATTGATTGCGGCTATGAAAATTGCATCTGATATGGAGCGGATGGCGGATCTATCTGTCAATATTGCTGAAATCACCTTACAGTTGGGGAAAGCAAATAAAAAGCCGTTTAAAGAGCTGGAAGATATCGACCGGATGGCGAAGCTGACTCAAAGGATGGTACATGACGGGATCAACAGTTATATCGATGGCAACGTTGATTTGGCTAAGGAACTGGCCAAAATCGATGATCAGGTGGATCAGATCTATGAATCTGTGGTTACTGAGATGCTAATGTGGATGACGGACCGGCCAGAGGATATGGATGTATTACTCCGTCTCTGTTTTGTAGCCCGTTATCTGGAACGGATCGCCGATCATGCCACGAACATCGCTGAAAGTATTGTTTATATCGAAACCGGAAAAAGAGTGGATCTGAACTGA
- a CDS encoding CHAP domain-containing protein — MKQKRVTAVLIVGLLIGTALPQSTYAENNENQTKQELKDIKEEKDEISQTVKKLEEKIAPQKEKVIQLEKDIAKTNKKIAEAEKKQEENKEQLKHYDAIFKKRVRTMYQHGEMGSMRALLEAKSLGDFLDRFETLRLLLVRDRTLLDKYEKIHNDQAKLKKKLKSLSKKQKAEAEETRKIYEKVNKEIAKAQQELSTLTQKEESVRRALQHLTLVSPSLYPYRYASVAGVDSWGFYNRQCTSFVAWRMNQRGIRFTNTMGGGRWSNATNWDNNARRLGFRVDKTPRAGAIAQWKAGAGGHGRFGHVAFVKSVNGSMITIEEYNYNPRFGFSTRTIPAYSVSNYIHVN, encoded by the coding sequence ATGAAGCAGAAAAGGGTTACCGCCGTTTTGATCGTGGGCCTATTGATTGGTACAGCGTTGCCACAGTCAACGTATGCCGAAAACAACGAGAACCAAACAAAACAAGAGCTGAAGGATATCAAAGAGGAAAAAGATGAAATCAGTCAAACCGTCAAAAAGCTGGAGGAGAAGATTGCACCACAAAAGGAAAAGGTTATCCAATTAGAAAAAGATATTGCAAAAACCAATAAAAAGATAGCTGAAGCAGAGAAGAAGCAAGAGGAAAATAAGGAACAACTGAAACATTACGACGCTATATTTAAAAAACGGGTTCGTACCATGTACCAACATGGTGAAATGGGTTCCATGCGGGCATTGCTGGAAGCCAAGTCTTTAGGCGATTTTTTGGACCGCTTTGAAACCCTTCGGCTCCTGTTGGTACGGGATCGCACCTTGTTGGATAAATACGAAAAGATCCATAATGACCAAGCAAAACTGAAGAAGAAACTGAAATCCTTAAGCAAGAAGCAAAAAGCAGAAGCGGAAGAGACGCGGAAAATCTATGAAAAAGTAAATAAGGAAATTGCCAAAGCCCAACAGGAATTAAGCACCCTGACACAAAAAGAAGAATCAGTCAGACGGGCTTTACAACACTTGACCCTCGTCAGTCCCAGCTTGTATCCGTATAGATACGCCAGTGTTGCCGGGGTAGATTCCTGGGGATTCTACAATCGACAGTGTACCTCTTTTGTGGCTTGGAGAATGAATCAACGGGGAATCCGATTTACCAATACGATGGGCGGAGGGCGCTGGAGCAATGCGACCAACTGGGATAATAATGCTCGTCGTTTGGGCTTTCGAGTGGATAAAACTCCTCGCGCCGGAGCGATTGCTCAATGGAAAGCCGGTGCTGGGGGACATGGAAGATTTGGTCATGTAGCTTTTGTAAAAAGTGTGAATGGTTCCATGATAACCATCGAAGAGTATAACTATAATCCCCGTTTCGGATTTTCCACCCGTACCATTCCAGCGTATTCAGTTAGTAACTATATCCATGTTAATTAA
- a CDS encoding GNAT family N-acetyltransferase, with product MIRKAGQEDALAIAQVHVNSWKSTYKGLISDAYLDSLSVESFERFWADQLETSSFSPYVAETGSGIVGFVQGGPLRAKDYRYQGEIYSLYLLKSHQRKGLGKQLVQAVMEDLLSDGISSFLVWVLADNPSCGFYEKLGGKKIGTKQVQIGGNTLQEVAYGWKGPDSFTP from the coding sequence ATGATTCGAAAGGCTGGTCAGGAGGATGCTCTGGCTATCGCACAGGTTCATGTAAATAGTTGGAAAAGTACTTACAAAGGCCTGATATCCGATGCGTATTTGGATAGCTTATCCGTTGAGAGCTTTGAAAGGTTCTGGGCAGACCAGTTGGAAACCAGCAGCTTCAGTCCTTATGTGGCAGAAACAGGCTCTGGCATTGTGGGGTTTGTCCAAGGCGGACCATTGAGAGCGAAAGATTACCGGTACCAAGGTGAAATCTACTCCCTGTACCTGTTAAAAAGCCATCAACGAAAAGGCTTGGGGAAACAACTGGTTCAAGCTGTGATGGAAGATCTTCTCAGCGATGGGATCTCCTCATTTCTCGTCTGGGTTCTGGCAGACAACCCCTCCTGTGGGTTTTATGAAAAGTTGGGGGGAAAGAAGATCGGAACCAAACAAGTTCAAATCGGTGGCAACACCTTGCAGGAAGTGGCTTACGGATGGAAAGGTCCGGACTCCTTCACCCCATGA
- a CDS encoding alpha-hydroxy-acid oxidizing protein, protein MSISQVSQQPFSSDGWKSRARVRLESSAFDYVESGAGSEDTLNANRQAFQKWHLVPRMLQDVKQRNLATSILNTPLPASFLLAPIGMQGILHPNGELATAQAATSMGIPWITSTVSSHSLESIAQVLGTASRWFQIYWTQDEEVTFSMAQRAKASGYSALVITVDTPMLGYRTRDLNNEYSPFRSGKGVANFFGDPVFRSRLNRSPEEDFQGALKHLLDIFYQPALTWEHIHRLRNHVSLPILMKGILHPEDARLALAHNLDGIIVSNHGGRQLDGCIATLDALPEVIKVTQGKIPVLLDSGIRNGTDILKARALGADAVLLGRPAAYALAAGGEEGVGLLLKRLIQDIDTSLALCGVDDINQLNPSLLYRNC, encoded by the coding sequence ATGAGCATAAGTCAAGTTTCACAGCAACCTTTCTCCAGTGATGGGTGGAAAAGCAGGGCCCGAGTAAGGCTGGAATCTTCTGCCTTTGATTATGTGGAAAGCGGCGCCGGGTCGGAAGACACCCTGAACGCCAACCGACAGGCATTCCAAAAGTGGCACTTGGTACCCCGAATGTTGCAAGATGTCAAGCAGCGTAACCTGGCAACCTCAATCTTAAACACTCCCTTGCCTGCCTCCTTTTTACTGGCTCCCATTGGGATGCAAGGAATCCTTCATCCCAATGGAGAACTGGCAACTGCCCAGGCAGCGACATCGATGGGAATACCTTGGATTACCAGCACGGTTTCCTCCCATTCCCTGGAATCCATCGCCCAGGTTTTGGGTACCGCATCCCGCTGGTTCCAAATTTATTGGACACAGGATGAAGAAGTTACTTTCAGTATGGCACAGCGAGCAAAAGCCTCCGGTTATTCCGCATTGGTGATTACGGTGGATACACCCATGTTAGGTTATCGCACACGGGATTTAAACAACGAATACAGCCCTTTTCGATCAGGTAAAGGAGTAGCCAACTTCTTCGGAGATCCCGTCTTTCGCAGCCGACTGAACCGGTCACCGGAAGAAGATTTCCAAGGAGCCCTGAAACATTTATTGGATATCTTTTACCAACCGGCCCTTACTTGGGAACACATCCACCGTTTGCGAAACCATGTCTCCCTGCCGATCCTGATGAAAGGCATCCTCCATCCAGAGGATGCTCGATTGGCCCTGGCCCACAATCTGGACGGTATCATTGTTTCCAACCATGGAGGAAGGCAGTTAGATGGCTGTATCGCCACCCTGGATGCTCTGCCTGAAGTAATCAAGGTAACCCAAGGGAAAATTCCCGTTCTATTGGACAGTGGAATTCGAAACGGAACAGACATCTTAAAAGCCCGGGCTTTGGGAGCCGATGCAGTATTGCTGGGTCGTCCTGCAGCTTATGCCTTGGCGGCTGGCGGAGAAGAAGGAGTAGGCCTGCTTCTGAAGCGATTGATCCAAGATATCGACACATCACTGGCACTCTGTGGTGTCGACGACATCAATCAATTGAACCCCTCCTTGCTGTACCGTAACTGCTGA